One Luoshenia tenuis DNA window includes the following coding sequences:
- the secA gene encoding preprotein translocase subunit SecA, protein MDWFRKLLGGSNDKEIKKLNRIVEQVDAFEPQIKAKTDSELRDMTRSFKARLGAGEGLDDLLPEAFAVVREAAVRTVGMRHFGVQLIGGIVLHQGRIAEMRTGEGKTLVATLPAYLNALEGKGVHIVTVNDYLARYHSEWMGKIFRFLGMSVGLITHDMEPAQRQQAYAADITYGTNNEFGFDYLRDNMVIRKENMVQRELHFAIVDEVDSILIDEARTPLIISGQGDKSTEMYTLVDRFVARLKNEQDYTVDEKLRTVNLTDEGVSKAEQQFNVENLSDIANTELNHHINQALKAHAIMKRDKDYVVQNGEVIIVDEFTGRLMTGRRYSEGLHQAIEAKEHVTVARESKTLATITFQNYFRMYQKLSGMTGTAKTEEEEFQGIYGLDVVTIPTNKPMIREDLNDVIYTTKKGKYNAVIAAIQEKHATGQPVLVGTVSVEVSELLSEMLKRKGVPHTVLNAKYHAKEAEIVAQAGQVGAVTIATNMAGRGTDILLGGNPEFLTRQEMRQMELDDHLIEEAMGHNDTDDEEVLRARKIYNDLMAKHKKVTDEEHKKVVACGGLHIIGTERHESRRIDNQLRGRAGRQGDPGSSRFYIALEDDIMRLFGSEKIMPMVDKLGVEEDQPIEYGLLSKQIESAQKRVEANNFDTRKHVLQYDDVMNQQREVIYGQRRKVLMGENIKDSMLEMLDQLISDVVDVYCTDAEWELEPMRAHFERVFLPRGANLELPEDAQDRMAKEELVEKIQKLSRHYYELKEADITEHGVDMRELERVVLLRVVDQKWMDHIDAMDQLRQGIGLRAIGQRDPVVEYKFEGYDMFEQMIASIREDAISMLFRVNVERVPQREQVAKPTVASHGDDEPAAKQPAKTDKKVGRNDPCPCGSGKKYKHCHGRNL, encoded by the coding sequence ATGGATTGGTTTAGAAAGCTGCTGGGCGGCAGCAATGACAAAGAAATCAAAAAGCTGAACCGGATCGTAGAGCAGGTCGACGCTTTTGAGCCGCAGATAAAGGCCAAGACGGACAGCGAACTGCGGGATATGACCCGCTCTTTCAAAGCGCGCCTGGGCGCGGGAGAGGGGCTGGACGACCTGCTGCCCGAGGCCTTCGCTGTGGTTCGGGAGGCGGCCGTACGCACGGTGGGCATGCGGCATTTCGGCGTGCAGCTGATCGGCGGTATCGTATTGCATCAGGGCCGCATCGCTGAGATGCGTACCGGTGAGGGTAAGACGCTGGTGGCCACCCTGCCGGCCTATTTAAACGCTCTGGAGGGCAAAGGCGTGCATATCGTCACGGTCAACGATTACCTGGCGCGCTATCACAGCGAGTGGATGGGCAAGATCTTCCGCTTTTTGGGGATGAGCGTGGGGCTGATCACCCACGATATGGAGCCGGCCCAGCGCCAGCAGGCTTACGCGGCGGACATCACCTACGGTACCAATAATGAGTTTGGTTTTGACTACCTGCGGGATAACATGGTCATCCGCAAGGAAAACATGGTGCAGCGGGAACTGCATTTCGCCATCGTCGACGAGGTGGACTCCATCCTCATTGATGAAGCGCGCACGCCGCTGATCATCTCCGGCCAGGGAGATAAGTCTACCGAGATGTACACGCTGGTGGACCGGTTCGTGGCCCGGCTGAAAAACGAGCAGGACTATACCGTGGATGAGAAGCTGCGTACCGTCAACCTGACCGATGAGGGCGTGTCCAAAGCGGAGCAGCAATTCAATGTAGAAAACCTTTCGGATATCGCCAATACGGAGCTGAACCACCATATCAACCAGGCTTTAAAGGCCCATGCCATCATGAAGCGGGATAAGGATTATGTGGTGCAAAACGGCGAGGTCATCATCGTGGATGAGTTTACCGGCCGTTTGATGACCGGGCGGCGCTACAGCGAGGGGCTGCACCAGGCCATTGAGGCCAAGGAGCACGTAACGGTGGCGCGCGAGAGCAAGACGCTGGCCACTATCACCTTCCAGAATTACTTTAGAATGTACCAGAAACTCTCCGGTATGACGGGTACCGCCAAGACCGAGGAGGAGGAGTTCCAGGGTATTTACGGGCTGGATGTCGTGACCATTCCCACCAATAAGCCCATGATCCGCGAGGATCTGAACGACGTGATCTATACCACGAAAAAAGGCAAGTACAACGCCGTGATCGCGGCCATCCAGGAGAAGCATGCGACCGGCCAGCCGGTGCTGGTGGGTACGGTTTCGGTGGAGGTCTCCGAGCTGCTCAGCGAAATGCTTAAGCGCAAGGGCGTGCCCCATACGGTACTCAACGCCAAATACCACGCCAAAGAGGCCGAGATCGTAGCCCAGGCTGGACAGGTGGGCGCGGTGACCATCGCCACCAACATGGCCGGCCGTGGTACCGATATTCTTCTGGGCGGCAACCCGGAGTTTTTGACCCGGCAGGAAATGCGCCAGATGGAGTTGGACGATCACCTGATCGAAGAGGCCATGGGCCATAACGATACGGATGATGAGGAAGTGCTGCGCGCGCGCAAAATCTATAACGACTTGATGGCCAAACATAAAAAGGTCACCGATGAGGAGCATAAAAAGGTCGTCGCCTGCGGCGGGTTGCATATCATCGGCACTGAGCGGCATGAGAGCCGGCGTATCGACAATCAGCTACGCGGCCGCGCCGGCCGGCAGGGCGACCCGGGCTCTTCCCGCTTTTATATCGCGCTGGAAGACGACATCATGCGCCTGTTCGGCTCGGAGAAGATCATGCCCATGGTGGATAAGCTGGGCGTGGAGGAGGATCAGCCCATCGAATATGGGCTGCTGAGCAAGCAGATCGAATCAGCCCAGAAACGGGTGGAGGCCAATAACTTTGATACCCGTAAGCACGTGCTGCAATATGACGATGTGATGAACCAGCAGCGCGAGGTGATCTATGGCCAGCGGCGCAAGGTGCTGATGGGTGAGAATATCAAAGATTCCATGCTGGAGATGCTGGATCAGCTGATCTCGGATGTGGTGGATGTTTACTGCACCGACGCGGAGTGGGAGCTGGAGCCCATGCGCGCACACTTTGAACGGGTGTTCCTGCCCCGAGGGGCCAACCTGGAGCTGCCCGAGGACGCGCAGGACCGCATGGCCAAAGAAGAACTGGTGGAGAAGATACAAAAACTGTCCCGGCATTACTATGAGCTGAAAGAGGCGGATATCACCGAGCATGGCGTGGACATGCGCGAGCTCGAGCGCGTGGTGCTGCTGCGCGTGGTGGATCAAAAGTGGATGGATCACATCGACGCGATGGATCAGCTGCGCCAGGGCATCGGCCTGCGCGCCATCGGCCAGCGCGACCCGGTGGTGGAGTACAAGTTCGAGGGTTACGATATGTTCGAGCAGATGATCGCCTCCATACGGGAGGATGCGATCTCCATGCTCTTTAGGGTCAACGTGGAGCGGGTGCCCCAGCGCGAGCAGGTGGCAAAGCCCACGGTGGCCTCCCACGGGGATGATGAACCCGCGGCCAAGCAGCCCGCCAAGACTGACAAAAAAGTGGGCCGCAACGATCCGTGCCCCTGCGGCAGCGGTAAAAAATACAAGCATTGCCACGGCCGTAACCTTTAA
- a CDS encoding ComF family protein: MSMNDIRMALRQGGEAFLDLLFPEDGLCVHCHGESATEQGLCPACAQHLFPSAPPKCERCGRPLKNEGPLCGACQKSLPPFAGAAAPFLYRGLAGEMVREMKYHEKKRYANFLGDAMARCLQALEGPRPDVLVPVPLHRSRMRERGYNQAQWLAARVSLHCGAPVLPNALTRVRETDKQTRLETRAREKNVHDAFAVRKSRAVRGKCVWLIDDVLTTGATARNCARALLAGGAAQVWVLTATTVAWRPETGRLEDWEEA; encoded by the coding sequence ATGAGCATGAACGATATACGCATGGCTCTGCGCCAGGGCGGAGAGGCATTTTTGGACCTGCTCTTTCCTGAGGATGGGCTGTGCGTGCACTGCCATGGAGAAAGCGCCACGGAGCAGGGATTATGCCCGGCGTGCGCGCAACATCTTTTTCCTTCCGCGCCGCCGAAGTGTGAGAGGTGCGGCAGGCCTTTGAAAAATGAGGGACCCCTATGCGGCGCCTGCCAAAAGAGCTTACCGCCCTTTGCGGGCGCAGCAGCTCCCTTTTTATATCGGGGGCTGGCGGGCGAGATGGTGCGGGAGATGAAGTATCACGAGAAAAAGCGTTACGCCAATTTTTTGGGCGATGCCATGGCCCGTTGCCTGCAGGCGTTGGAGGGACCCAGGCCGGATGTGCTGGTTCCGGTACCGCTGCACCGCAGCCGCATGCGGGAGCGGGGGTATAATCAAGCCCAATGGCTGGCGGCCAGGGTAAGCTTGCACTGCGGCGCGCCGGTGCTGCCCAATGCGCTGACCCGCGTGCGAGAGACCGATAAGCAGACCCGTCTGGAAACCCGGGCAAGGGAGAAAAACGTACACGATGCTTTTGCCGTGCGCAAGTCCCGCGCTGTTCGGGGGAAATGCGTGTGGCTGATCGACGATGTGCTGACCACGGGAGCGACGGCGCGCAACTGCGCCAGGGCTTTGCTGGCGGGCGGGGCTGCACAGGTTTGGGTTTTGACGGCCACTACGGTGGCCTGGCGCCCGGAAACGGGCAGGCTGGAGGACTGGGAGGAAGCCTAA
- the prfB gene encoding peptide chain release factor 2 (programmed frameshift) translates to MILELDNDRQELAKIRQMIKEAGDSLDLAQIEAQLEKLEGQMTADGFWDDVEHANKVSQQVKGLKDDVAAYRSLVAAADDIETMIELSDEEQDASMLEEITSEMQTLRERVEKMQLQALLSGSYDANDAILSLHAGAGGTEAQDWCSMLFRMYTRYCERKGYTVKVLDMLDGDEAGIKSVTMEIQGRYAYGYLKAEKGVHRLVRISPFDSSARRHTSFASLDVSPVIEANEGDIEINPEDLKVDTYRSSGAGGQHVNKTESAIRITHIPTGIVVACQNERSQIQNRETAMRMLRSKLMELRERERMEQMAEIKGEMKKIEWGSQIRSYVFQPYTMVKDHRTGAEVGNVDAVMDGELDIFIQSYLKML, encoded by the exons ATGATTCTGGAATTGGATAATGACCGGCAGGAGCTAGCCAAGATCAGGCAGATGATTAAAGAGGCAGGTGACTCACTT GACCTGGCCCAGATAGAGGCGCAGCTGGAGAAACTGGAAGGGCAGATGACCGCGGACGGCTTTTGGGACGACGTGGAGCATGCCAATAAGGTCTCTCAGCAGGTCAAAGGCTTAAAGGATGATGTGGCCGCCTACAGGTCCCTGGTGGCGGCGGCGGACGATATCGAAACCATGATCGAGCTTTCGGATGAGGAGCAGGATGCCTCCATGCTGGAGGAGATCACCTCTGAGATGCAGACCCTGCGCGAGCGGGTGGAAAAGATGCAGCTGCAGGCGCTGCTCTCCGGCAGCTATGACGCCAATGACGCGATTTTGTCTCTTCACGCGGGTGCGGGCGGGACGGAAGCGCAGGACTGGTGCAGCATGCTGTTTCGTATGTACACCCGCTATTGCGAGCGCAAGGGTTACACGGTCAAGGTGTTGGATATGCTGGACGGGGATGAGGCCGGCATCAAGAGCGTGACGATGGAGATACAGGGCCGTTACGCTTACGGCTATCTAAAGGCGGAAAAGGGGGTGCACCGTCTGGTGCGCATCTCGCCTTTTGATTCTTCTGCCCGGCGGCATACCTCCTTCGCCTCGTTGGATGTTTCTCCGGTGATCGAGGCTAATGAGGGGGATATCGAGATCAACCCCGAGGATCTGAAGGTGGATACCTATCGCTCGTCCGGCGCGGGCGGCCAGCACGTCAATAAGACCGAGTCGGCCATCCGCATCACCCATATCCCCACGGGTATCGTGGTGGCTTGCCAGAACGAGCGCAGCCAGATCCAGAACCGGGAGACGGCCATGCGCATGCTGCGCTCCAAACTGATGGAGCTGCGCGAGCGCGAGCGGATGGAGCAGATGGCCGAGATCAAGGGCGAGATGAAGAAGATCGAATGGGGCAGCCAGATCCGCTCTTACGTCTTCCAGCCCTATACCATGGTGAAAGATCACCGCACGGGCGCCGAGGTGGGCAATGTGGACGCGGTGATGGATGGGGAGCTGGATATATTTATCCAAAGTTACCTCAAGATGCTGTAA
- a CDS encoding zinc-ribbon domain containing protein, with protein MFQDKTLICKDCGAEFVFTAGEQEFYAEKGFQNEPVRCKSCRDARKNARNSRPREMYETVCAACGAPTQVPFIPKNDKPIYCDACFQARR; from the coding sequence ATGTTTCAGGACAAAACGTTAATTTGCAAGGACTGTGGCGCTGAATTTGTTTTCACCGCCGGTGAACAAGAGTTCTACGCGGAGAAGGGTTTCCAGAATGAGCCCGTTCGTTGCAAGAGCTGCCGTGATGCTCGCAAGAATGCGCGCAACTCCCGGCCGCGGGAAATGTACGAGACCGTGTGTGCCGCCTGTGGCGCGCCCACCCAGGTTCCCTTCATTCCCAAGAATGACAAGCCGATCTATTGTGACGCCTGCTTCCAGGCTCGCCGCTAA
- a CDS encoding COG2426 family protein, whose product MTEAITLWFENLFVGFPPWIAVFVLSMVPVIELKGAIPIGVAAGMPLWEAFSFAVIGSTLPAFLIILLIRPVLKWMKTTKYFRKFAHWLERRSQKKSKNIQKYKLWGLFLFVAIPLPTTGVWMGSLIAALMDIRLRSAVPIIFLGNLVAGGLILLLSHGIFG is encoded by the coding sequence ATGACTGAAGCCATTACACTCTGGTTTGAAAATTTATTTGTAGGCTTTCCACCCTGGATCGCGGTATTTGTGCTGAGTATGGTACCGGTCATCGAGCTTAAAGGCGCGATCCCCATCGGCGTAGCTGCGGGCATGCCCTTATGGGAGGCATTTTCATTTGCGGTGATCGGCTCTACGCTGCCAGCGTTTCTGATCATTCTTCTGATCCGCCCGGTGCTCAAATGGATGAAGACGACGAAATATTTCCGCAAATTTGCCCACTGGCTGGAGCGTCGCTCGCAAAAAAAGAGCAAGAACATCCAAAAGTATAAGCTCTGGGGACTATTTCTGTTTGTTGCTATACCGCTGCCCACCACTGGGGTGTGGATGGGCTCGCTGATCGCCGCATTGATGGATATCCGCCTGCGCAGCGCCGTGCCCATCATCTTTTTGGGCAATTTGGTAGCCGGTGGGCTGATCCTGCTGCTCAGCCACGGCATCTTTGGATGA
- the recD2 gene encoding SF1B family DNA helicase RecD2, giving the protein MAELEGMVAEIVYRNEDNGFTVMEVACGQESVTAVGSIAFLQQGEQVHLWGDWVEHPEYGRQMKVTRYEAVLPSTEEGIKRYLASGQIDGIGPATAEAIVQKFGMDTLQIMQFAPQRLMEVSGIGKVKCAQIAESFAQSQEARGVLVFLQSYGVSALFAQRIYKTYGVGAVEMIRQNPYRLVQDIEGIGFKSADRIALSMGIEADNPFRLQAGITYILSAEAGENGHVYLPAEWAQQRAAALLQVDLALVENAFMQLVISGSIILEDVAGEQAAYLPALYTAESETAQRLWDLAQGDGQAPLMEMDRLEEELQRLEREQGFAFAPAQKEAVALCLRHRVAVITGGPGTGKTTIIRSIVTLLEGLSFEVALAAPTGRAAKRMSEATGHDASTLHRLLEYGQGGGEEGFQRNEEMPLEQDVLIVDEVSMMDISLAYRLMRALPQGSRLILVGDVDQLPSVGPGNFLRDVLQCGRIPSIRLHDIYRQNDSSMIVINAHRINEGEMPQFNAPEGGFFIERRGDMAEAVASVVALNTTRIPKHFGFDPLRQVQVLTPMRKGVAGTINLNARLQEALNPPAPGKAERRAGGQILRVGDKIMQIKNNYQLEWVRAGAGGQGIEHGEGVFNGDMGELVALDDDELLATVRFDDERVALYEYNQLDELELAYAISVHKSQGSEFPAVILPLVATTPLLMTRNLLYTAVTRARELVVIVGREWVVGNMIGNNRIVQRYSGLLPRLNRLYEELP; this is encoded by the coding sequence ATGGCTGAACTTGAGGGCATGGTAGCGGAGATCGTCTACCGGAATGAAGATAACGGCTTTACCGTAATGGAGGTGGCCTGCGGGCAGGAGTCCGTCACGGCGGTGGGAAGCATCGCCTTTCTCCAGCAGGGGGAGCAGGTGCACCTCTGGGGCGACTGGGTGGAGCACCCGGAGTATGGCCGACAGATGAAGGTGACGCGCTATGAGGCGGTGCTGCCCAGCACGGAGGAGGGCATCAAGCGCTATCTGGCCTCGGGACAGATCGATGGGATCGGCCCGGCAACGGCGGAGGCCATCGTACAAAAGTTCGGGATGGATACCCTGCAGATCATGCAATTTGCCCCCCAGCGGCTGATGGAAGTCAGCGGTATCGGCAAGGTCAAGTGCGCGCAGATCGCCGAGAGTTTTGCCCAAAGCCAGGAGGCCAGGGGCGTTTTGGTGTTTTTGCAGAGCTATGGCGTCAGCGCGCTGTTTGCCCAGCGGATCTATAAGACCTATGGCGTGGGCGCGGTGGAGATGATCCGCCAGAACCCTTACCGGCTGGTACAGGATATCGAGGGCATTGGCTTTAAGTCGGCCGATCGCATCGCCCTGTCGATGGGGATCGAGGCGGACAATCCTTTCCGCCTGCAGGCGGGTATAACCTATATCCTAAGCGCGGAAGCGGGGGAGAATGGGCATGTGTACCTGCCCGCGGAGTGGGCGCAGCAGCGCGCCGCGGCGCTGCTGCAGGTGGACTTGGCGCTGGTGGAGAACGCCTTTATGCAGCTGGTCATCTCCGGCAGCATCATCTTGGAAGATGTCGCGGGTGAGCAGGCCGCCTACCTGCCGGCGCTCTACACCGCGGAGAGTGAAACGGCACAGCGCCTCTGGGATTTGGCGCAGGGGGATGGACAGGCGCCCTTGATGGAGATGGACAGACTGGAGGAGGAATTGCAGCGTCTGGAGCGCGAGCAGGGCTTTGCCTTTGCTCCGGCGCAAAAAGAGGCGGTAGCCCTGTGCCTGCGGCATCGGGTAGCGGTGATCACCGGTGGCCCGGGCACGGGCAAGACGACGATCATCCGCAGCATCGTGACCCTGTTGGAAGGGCTGTCCTTCGAAGTGGCGCTGGCGGCGCCTACGGGCCGGGCGGCCAAACGGATGAGCGAGGCCACCGGGCACGACGCCAGTACCCTGCACCGGCTGCTGGAGTATGGCCAGGGCGGCGGGGAGGAAGGGTTCCAGCGCAACGAGGAAATGCCGCTGGAGCAGGATGTGCTGATCGTAGACGAGGTATCCATGATGGATATCTCCCTGGCGTACCGGCTGATGCGGGCTCTGCCCCAGGGCAGCCGCCTGATCCTGGTGGGAGATGTCGACCAGCTGCCTTCCGTTGGCCCGGGCAATTTTCTGCGGGATGTGCTGCAGTGCGGCAGAATTCCCAGCATCCGGCTGCACGATATCTACCGCCAGAACGACAGCAGCATGATCGTTATCAATGCCCACCGCATCAATGAGGGCGAGATGCCCCAGTTTAATGCGCCGGAGGGCGGGTTTTTTATCGAGCGGCGCGGCGATATGGCCGAGGCTGTGGCCTCGGTGGTGGCGCTGAATACCACGCGCATCCCCAAACACTTTGGCTTTGACCCGCTGCGCCAGGTGCAGGTGCTCACGCCCATGCGCAAAGGCGTGGCGGGTACGATCAACCTAAACGCCCGCCTGCAGGAGGCGCTCAATCCCCCCGCCCCCGGCAAGGCCGAGCGCAGGGCTGGCGGGCAGATCTTGCGCGTGGGGGATAAGATCATGCAGATCAAAAACAATTATCAGCTCGAATGGGTGCGCGCAGGCGCAGGCGGCCAGGGCATTGAGCATGGCGAGGGCGTGTTCAACGGCGACATGGGGGAGCTGGTGGCGCTGGACGACGATGAACTGCTGGCCACTGTCCGCTTTGACGACGAGCGCGTGGCGCTTTACGAATATAACCAGCTGGACGAGCTGGAACTGGCCTATGCCATCTCCGTGCATAAATCCCAGGGCAGCGAGTTTCCCGCGGTGATACTGCCCCTGGTGGCCACGACCCCGCTGCTGATGACCCGCAACCTACTTTATACCGCGGTGACCCGCGCGCGGGAGTTGGTGGTGATCGTCGGCCGGGAATGGGTGGTGGGCAATATGATCGGGAACAACCGCATTGTACAGCGCTACTCCGGCCTGCTGCCCCGGTTGAACCGGCTGTATGAGGAACTGCCATGA
- the hpf gene encoding ribosome hibernation-promoting factor, HPF/YfiA family, protein MRTMLTGKNMTVSDALKGRLDKKLHKLDRYFDQDDVIAHAVMSVEKNRHILEITIPYEGIVLRAQAANEDMYSSIDEAADKLDRQIRRQRTRIEKRMRSGAFRFDAQEEAPEAAPMLVRTKRFAVKPMDVEEAMMQMDLLGHDFFVFSNADSGEVNVLYKRRDGNFGLIEPDYAADDEAE, encoded by the coding sequence ATGCGTACAATGTTAACAGGGAAAAACATGACGGTGTCCGATGCGCTGAAAGGGCGCCTGGACAAAAAGCTCCACAAGCTTGACCGCTATTTTGATCAGGATGACGTGATCGCCCACGCGGTCATGTCGGTGGAAAAGAACCGCCACATTCTTGAGATAACCATCCCCTATGAAGGGATCGTATTGCGGGCCCAAGCCGCTAACGAGGATATGTACAGCTCCATCGATGAGGCGGCCGATAAACTGGACCGGCAGATCCGCCGTCAGCGCACCCGTATTGAAAAACGTATGCGCTCGGGCGCCTTCCGTTTCGACGCGCAGGAAGAGGCGCCGGAAGCAGCGCCGATGCTGGTTCGAACCAAGCGCTTTGCCGTCAAACCCATGGATGTGGAAGAGGCCATGATGCAGATGGATCTGCTGGGGCACGACTTTTTCGTCTTCTCCAACGCCGATTCGGGCGAGGTAAATGTGCTTTACAAACGCCGCGATGGGAACTTCGGGTTGATCGAACCGGATTATGCGGCGGATGATGAGGCGGAATAA
- the metK gene encoding methionine adenosyltransferase: MAKRFFTSESVTEGHPDKLCDQVSDAILDAILEQDPVARVACETAATTGMVLVMGEITTSAQVNIPDIVRQVVCDIGYDRAKYGFDGNTCSVMVALDRQSGDIAMGVNNALETREGDGCDIGAGDQGMMFGYACDETPELMPLPIALAHRLSRRLTQVRREDIVPHLRPDGKSQVTVEYEGDKPVRVDTVVVSTQHGEQITQAELREMIIERVIKPVIPADMLDENTKFLVNPTGQFIIGGPQGDSGLTGRKIIVDTYGGYAPHGGGAFSGKDPTKVDRSAAYAARYVAKNVVAAGLARRCELELAYAIGVARPVSVMVDTDGTGALPDELLAKIIGEVFDLRPAAIIEKLDLRKPIYRQVAAYGHMGRTDLDLSWERTDRVEALKAAAQKYLD, from the coding sequence ATGGCAAAACGTTTTTTTACCAGTGAATCTGTAACGGAGGGGCATCCCGATAAGCTGTGCGACCAGGTATCCGATGCGATTTTGGACGCGATATTGGAGCAGGACCCCGTCGCACGGGTCGCCTGTGAAACGGCGGCGACCACGGGCATGGTGCTGGTGATGGGCGAGATTACGACTAGCGCCCAGGTCAATATTCCGGACATCGTGCGCCAGGTGGTGTGCGATATCGGCTATGACCGGGCCAAGTACGGCTTTGACGGCAATACCTGCTCGGTAATGGTCGCGCTGGACCGCCAGAGCGGCGATATCGCCATGGGCGTAAACAACGCGCTGGAGACCCGGGAGGGCGATGGTTGCGATATCGGCGCGGGGGACCAGGGGATGATGTTCGGCTATGCCTGTGACGAAACGCCGGAGCTGATGCCGCTGCCTATCGCTTTGGCCCATAGGCTCAGCCGGCGGTTGACCCAGGTGCGCCGGGAGGACATCGTGCCACACCTGCGGCCGGATGGCAAAAGCCAGGTAACAGTGGAGTACGAAGGGGACAAGCCCGTGCGGGTAGATACGGTTGTGGTTTCCACCCAGCATGGCGAACAGATCACCCAGGCCGAACTGCGGGAGATGATCATCGAGCGGGTGATCAAGCCCGTCATCCCGGCGGATATGCTGGATGAGAATACCAAGTTCCTGGTCAACCCCACGGGGCAGTTCATCATCGGCGGACCGCAGGGAGATTCGGGACTGACGGGGAGAAAGATCATCGTGGATACCTACGGCGGTTACGCCCCTCATGGCGGCGGCGCCTTTTCGGGCAAGGACCCCACCAAGGTGGATCGCTCTGCAGCTTACGCGGCCCGCTATGTGGCCAAAAACGTGGTGGCGGCGGGGCTTGCCAGGCGCTGCGAACTGGAGCTGGCCTACGCCATCGGCGTGGCCCGGCCGGTATCGGTCATGGTGGATACGGATGGCACCGGCGCTTTGCCGGATGAACTGCTGGCCAAGATCATCGGCGAGGTGTTTGATTTAAGGCCGGCTGCGATCATCGAAAAGCTGGATCTCCGCAAGCCTATCTACCGCCAGGTTGCGGCCTACGGCCATATGGGCAGGACGGACCTGGATCTGAGCTGGGAGCGGACGGACCGGGTGGAAGCCCTTAAGGCCGCCGCGCAGAAGTATCTGGATTAA
- a CDS encoding tRNA 2-thiocytidine biosynthesis TtcA family protein — translation MKKVLGCIRRADQDFHLIAPGDKIAVGVSGGKDSLLLLQALSLYKRFSKTPYELHAITLTMGLEPFDTAGVAALCAALSIPYTVIPTRIGPIIFEERQEKNPCSLCATMRRGILYEKAVALGCNKVALGHHQDDVIETFFLSLFHEGRLNTFTPVTYLSRSGLTLIRPMVYLPERHIQSVCRKLDLPVIHNPCPANGNTQRQTVKDYLLNLEGTFPDARKFVAGAIANTPQYNLWDGIREGRIPGMDEA, via the coding sequence ATGAAAAAAGTTTTAGGCTGCATACGCCGTGCAGATCAGGATTTCCACCTCATCGCCCCCGGCGATAAAATCGCCGTAGGCGTATCCGGCGGTAAAGATTCGCTGCTGCTATTGCAGGCGCTCTCGCTGTATAAGCGCTTTTCAAAAACGCCCTATGAGCTGCACGCCATCACCCTGACCATGGGGCTTGAGCCCTTTGACACCGCCGGTGTGGCTGCGCTTTGCGCCGCGTTATCCATCCCCTATACCGTCATCCCCACGCGCATCGGCCCCATTATTTTTGAAGAGCGGCAGGAGAAAAACCCCTGTTCGCTGTGCGCAACCATGCGCCGGGGCATTTTATACGAAAAGGCGGTTGCACTGGGCTGCAACAAGGTCGCCCTGGGGCACCATCAGGACGACGTGATCGAGACCTTTTTTCTCAGCCTATTTCACGAAGGGCGCCTGAACACCTTTACGCCCGTGACCTATCTTTCCCGCTCAGGGCTTACGCTGATCCGCCCCATGGTCTACCTGCCCGAGCGGCATATTCAAAGCGTATGCCGTAAGCTGGACCTGCCGGTGATCCACAACCCCTGCCCGGCCAACGGCAATACCCAGCGCCAGACGGTAAAGGATTATCTGCTAAACCTCGAAGGTACTTTTCCTGACGCGCGCAAATTCGTAGCCGGAGCCATTGCCAATACCCCGCAGTATAACCTGTGGGATGGGATCCGCGAAGGGCGCATCCCCGGCATGGACGAAGCCTAA